Below is a genomic region from Aminiphilus circumscriptus DSM 16581.
CAAGGAAGTCCGCGCCCAGGCCGCTCTCGCGGAAGGGCAGGCCTTCGCCCTGCTTCTGAGTTCCGATCCGGAAGAGAGAAAGCGCATCCTCGCCCGTCTTGAGGAGATCGTCAACCCTGGTGGAGGTGAACCTGACC
It encodes:
- a CDS encoding MCP four helix bundle domain-containing protein, producing MGYQTARDSGESLKGLYEDAMIPALAAKEVRAQAALAEGQAFALLLSSDPEERKRILARLEEIVNPGGGEPD